A part of Crassostrea angulata isolate pt1a10 chromosome 5, ASM2561291v2, whole genome shotgun sequence genomic DNA contains:
- the LOC128184961 gene encoding patched domain-containing protein 3-like isoform X2 has product MFILMSGIAEAPSLTTASIEDRIKFMMKKSGVAITITSVTDLLAFTVGATSVFVSIRLFCIYTGVAVFFCYLNQLFFFCPAICLNEKRTEQKRHFLCCVKVKDDKYNSRIHQCLFSGFIPNKRDDVESDLEKYPKWFIIYGFLQPFLGKVFILLMSMAYTGFSIFGAIHQEQGLLLYNLVSEESYFHKHSHWDEHFFKSEPIIALCIKGDLNYSSLVTQNIITSVLEKAKQNQYIDPTFEINWLESYKNTTNYNSSSEEKFVKGLNLLFKKWPMFSNDIIFNKDFSRIVSAKFYLKTENIKSTNAQGSLMLHLRSLSSNAGISCFFYAPAFIFYEQYVQIWPSTLQTVGVALGVMVVVTIVFMPYPLMVFVVTMTLVSILLGIFGFMYYWGLTLSSITMIHLVMSIGFSVDFSVHICHAFLAVKTEKRDDALKKAFDLAGGPILNAAISSLLGISMLGFSKSYIFQSFGKVMFLVIVFGLFHAAFVLPLILWALFPCYSTEQSKPEHNSVSSQQYLQPDRTLEHYKSIESISSRLGLRHVSCYPNEKLSSEKNVNVPITYTVGDLEVYCYKKCRVFYAQNNRACSWDFCDCA; this is encoded by the exons ATGTTTATACTCATGTCTGGAATTGCGGAGGCCCCATCTTTAACGACCGCTTCAATAGAAGACAGGATCaaatttatgatgaaaaaaagcGGAGTGGCCATAACAATTACATCAGTAACTGACTTGCTTGCATTCACTGTAGGAGCTACGTCTGTCTTTGTCAGCATTAGACTATTTTGCATATATACAG gTGTTGCAGTTTTCTTTTGTTATCTAAACCAGTTGTTCTTTTTCTGCCCTGCAATATGTTTGAATGAGAAGAGGACTGAACAGAAAAGACATTTTCTATGCTGCGTAAAAGTTAAAGATGATAAATACAATTCGAGAATACACCAGTGTCTTTTCTCTGGTTTTATTCCAAACAAAAGAGATGATGTTGAAAGTGATCTGGAGAAATATCCTAAATGGTTTATCATCTACGGCTTCCTGCAACCTTTTTTAGGAAaagtgtttattttattaatgtcGATGGCTTATACAGGTTTTTCCATTTTTGGTGCAATTCATCAAGAACAAGGCCTTTTGTTATACAACTTGGTGTCTGAGGAATCGTATTTCCACAAACACAGTCACTGGGATGaacattttttcaaatcagAGCCAATCATTGCATTATGTATTAAAGGAGATCTTAATTACTCGTCTCTAGTCACGCAAAATATCATAACGTCTGTTTTGGAAAAGGCTAAACAAAACCAGTATATTGACCCAACATTCGAAATAAATTGGCTGGAATCatacaaaaatacaacaaattaCAACTCAAGTTCCGAAGAAAAATTTGTAAAAGGTTTAAatctcctttttaaaaaatggcctATGTTTTCAAAcgatataatttttaataaggATTTTTCTCGCATTGTGTCagcaaaattttatttaaaaaccgAAAATATCAAGTCGACTAATGCACAAGGATCACTAATGTTGCATTTACGCTCATTAAGCAGCAATGCGggtatttcttgttttttttatgcacCAGCTTTCATATTTTATGAGCAGTACGTTCAAATATGGCCAAGTACACTTCAGACTGTTGGAGTTGCACTAGGAGTGATGGTTGTTGTGACAATAGTATTCATGCCGTATCCACTCATGGTATTTGTTGTAACTATGACACTGGTTAGCATCCTTTTAGGCATATTCGGGTTTATGTACTACTGGGGTCTGACTTTAAGTTCGATCACTATGATTCACTTAGTTATGTCTATTGGGTTTTCTGTTGATTTCAGTGTCCACATTTGTCACGCTTTTCTAGCAGTCAAAACGGAAAAACGTGACGATGCTCTCAAAAAAGCATTCGATTTGGCCGGGGGTCCAATTCTAAACGCTGCAATTTCCTCTCTGTTGGGCATATCAATGCTTGGGTTTTCAAAGAGTTATATTTTCCAGTCTTTTGGGAAGGTGATGTTTTTGGTAATTGTGTTTGGGTTATTCCATGCGGCATTCGTTTTGCCTTTAATACTCTGGGCACTTTTCCCTTGCTATTCAACAGAACAATCAAAACCTGAACACAATTCAGTTTCATCTCAACAGTATTTGCAACCTGATCGAACATTAGAACATTACAAATCGATTGAAAGCATCAGCAGCAGATTAGGTTTACGCCATGTTTCATGTTACCCCAATGaaaaattatcatctgaaaaaaatgtcaatgtgCCTATCACGTATACAGTAGGAGATCTTGAAGTATACTGCTACAAAAAATGTCGTGTTTTCTATGCCCAGAACAACAGAGCTTGCAGTTGGGACTTTTGTGATTgtgcttag
- the LOC128184961 gene encoding patched domain-containing protein 3-like isoform X1, translating into MELNEHEHERKNKFRNCVEKYEIFFENCFERLGIAISSYPILIMSLCIVINGALMSGFILIKSENDVEVLYTPQNSQSFEDRSFLRHNYPDPTIKDFLPYQLSDFGKYAEVIILSKNRTNIKSKEYFEEFREIARFIKEAVIISENGTLKNFKDLCAVQLGKCSVFGDVVLSLQFEHDFLLDKITYPNYNQSLLSSILANSKSKNGILVSTTGVKLRFYLQNKSSSVKWELDFLTQIETLKTNYTEISYSTSDSLGKELENNTNGDIQFFSLTFTLMLTYASFACASSFIKCNNIGNRLMLGFAGILAPVLAIGSAIGFVSIIGVEFTSIVGVMPFLVVGIGIDDMFILMSGIAEAPSLTTASIEDRIKFMMKKSGVAITITSVTDLLAFTVGATSVFVSIRLFCIYTGVAVFFCYLNQLFFFCPAICLNEKRTEQKRHFLCCVKVKDDKYNSRIHQCLFSGFIPNKRDDVESDLEKYPKWFIIYGFLQPFLGKVFILLMSMAYTGFSIFGAIHQEQGLLLYNLVSEESYFHKHSHWDEHFFKSEPIIALCIKGDLNYSSLVTQNIITSVLEKAKQNQYIDPTFEINWLESYKNTTNYNSSSEEKFVKGLNLLFKKWPMFSNDIIFNKDFSRIVSAKFYLKTENIKSTNAQGSLMLHLRSLSSNAGISCFFYAPAFIFYEQYVQIWPSTLQTVGVALGVMVVVTIVFMPYPLMVFVVTMTLVSILLGIFGFMYYWGLTLSSITMIHLVMSIGFSVDFSVHICHAFLAVKTEKRDDALKKAFDLAGGPILNAAISSLLGISMLGFSKSYIFQSFGKVMFLVIVFGLFHAAFVLPLILWALFPCYSTEQSKPEHNSVSSQQYLQPDRTLEHYKSIESISSRLGLRHVSCYPNEKLSSEKNVNVPITYTVGDLEVYCYKKCRVFYAQNNRACSWDFCDCA; encoded by the exons ATGGAATTGAATGAACATGAACACGAGaggaaaaacaaatttagaaattgtgttgaaaaatatgaaatattttttgaaaactgttttgAACGATTAGGAATTGCCATTAGTAGCTATCCTATCCTAATAATGAGTTTATGTATTGTAATCAACGGAGCGCTGATGTCGGGCTTTATTCTTATAAAAAGCGAAAACGATGTTGAAGTTCTGTACACCCCTCAAAATAGCCAATCATTTGAAGACCGTTCGTTTCTAAGACACAACTACCCGGACCCAactattaaagattttctccccTATCAACTTTCGGATTTCGGTAAGTATGCTGAAGtcatcattttatcaaaaaacaGAACAAACATCAAGTCCAAGGAGTATTTTGAAGAGTTTAGAGAAATAGCCAGGTTCATCAAGGAAGCAGTAATCATTTCCGAAAACGGAACtctaaaaaactttaaagatttgtgCGCAGTTCAACTTGGAAAGTGCAGTGTCTTCGGCGATGTGGTCCTTTCATTACAATTTGAGCATGACTTTCTTTTAGACAAAATCACTTATCCAAATTACAATCAGTCGCTTCTCTCGTCGATACTAGCTAACTCAAAATCAAAGAATGGGATTCTGGTATCAACAACAGGAGTTAAACTTCGTTTCTATCTACAAAATAAGTCTTCGTCGGTGAAATGGGAATTAGATTTTCTCACACAAATTGAAACATTAAAGACCAATTATACAGAAATTTCATATTCAACTTCAGACTCTCTAGGCAAAGAacttgaaaataatacaaatggAGACATTCAGTTTTTTTCCCTGACATTTACTTTAATGCTGACTTACGCTTCGTTTGCTTGTGCATCATCgtttataaaatgcaacaacATTGGAAATAGACTTATGCTTGGATTCGCTGGAATACTTGCACCTGTTCTTGCTATTGGATCAGCCATTGGATTTGTTAGTATAATCGGGGTGGAATTTACAAGCATTGTTGGTGTAATGCCATTCCTGGTCGTCG GTATTGGTATCGACGACATGTTTATACTCATGTCTGGAATTGCGGAGGCCCCATCTTTAACGACCGCTTCAATAGAAGACAGGATCaaatttatgatgaaaaaaagcGGAGTGGCCATAACAATTACATCAGTAACTGACTTGCTTGCATTCACTGTAGGAGCTACGTCTGTCTTTGTCAGCATTAGACTATTTTGCATATATACAG gTGTTGCAGTTTTCTTTTGTTATCTAAACCAGTTGTTCTTTTTCTGCCCTGCAATATGTTTGAATGAGAAGAGGACTGAACAGAAAAGACATTTTCTATGCTGCGTAAAAGTTAAAGATGATAAATACAATTCGAGAATACACCAGTGTCTTTTCTCTGGTTTTATTCCAAACAAAAGAGATGATGTTGAAAGTGATCTGGAGAAATATCCTAAATGGTTTATCATCTACGGCTTCCTGCAACCTTTTTTAGGAAaagtgtttattttattaatgtcGATGGCTTATACAGGTTTTTCCATTTTTGGTGCAATTCATCAAGAACAAGGCCTTTTGTTATACAACTTGGTGTCTGAGGAATCGTATTTCCACAAACACAGTCACTGGGATGaacattttttcaaatcagAGCCAATCATTGCATTATGTATTAAAGGAGATCTTAATTACTCGTCTCTAGTCACGCAAAATATCATAACGTCTGTTTTGGAAAAGGCTAAACAAAACCAGTATATTGACCCAACATTCGAAATAAATTGGCTGGAATCatacaaaaatacaacaaattaCAACTCAAGTTCCGAAGAAAAATTTGTAAAAGGTTTAAatctcctttttaaaaaatggcctATGTTTTCAAAcgatataatttttaataaggATTTTTCTCGCATTGTGTCagcaaaattttatttaaaaaccgAAAATATCAAGTCGACTAATGCACAAGGATCACTAATGTTGCATTTACGCTCATTAAGCAGCAATGCGggtatttcttgttttttttatgcacCAGCTTTCATATTTTATGAGCAGTACGTTCAAATATGGCCAAGTACACTTCAGACTGTTGGAGTTGCACTAGGAGTGATGGTTGTTGTGACAATAGTATTCATGCCGTATCCACTCATGGTATTTGTTGTAACTATGACACTGGTTAGCATCCTTTTAGGCATATTCGGGTTTATGTACTACTGGGGTCTGACTTTAAGTTCGATCACTATGATTCACTTAGTTATGTCTATTGGGTTTTCTGTTGATTTCAGTGTCCACATTTGTCACGCTTTTCTAGCAGTCAAAACGGAAAAACGTGACGATGCTCTCAAAAAAGCATTCGATTTGGCCGGGGGTCCAATTCTAAACGCTGCAATTTCCTCTCTGTTGGGCATATCAATGCTTGGGTTTTCAAAGAGTTATATTTTCCAGTCTTTTGGGAAGGTGATGTTTTTGGTAATTGTGTTTGGGTTATTCCATGCGGCATTCGTTTTGCCTTTAATACTCTGGGCACTTTTCCCTTGCTATTCAACAGAACAATCAAAACCTGAACACAATTCAGTTTCATCTCAACAGTATTTGCAACCTGATCGAACATTAGAACATTACAAATCGATTGAAAGCATCAGCAGCAGATTAGGTTTACGCCATGTTTCATGTTACCCCAATGaaaaattatcatctgaaaaaaatgtcaatgtgCCTATCACGTATACAGTAGGAGATCTTGAAGTATACTGCTACAAAAAATGTCGTGTTTTCTATGCCCAGAACAACAGAGCTTGCAGTTGGGACTTTTGTGATTgtgcttag